A stretch of Betaproteobacteria bacterium DNA encodes these proteins:
- the tldD gene encoding metalloprotease TldD encodes MSATPYSIAQSTLLAPYGLNEAAIESIFDEILTHDADYADLYFQYSRSEGWSLEEGHVKSGSFNIDQGVGVRVVSGEKTAFAYSDDISRAALSSAAAATRSIARANGNASAGKASTSLNKPGRALYTPTDPVSSFSDADKVRILERVEQFARAIDPRVKEVMGRLSGEYDVVMVARNDGVMAADVRPLVHIGLTVIAEQNGRREQGSSGGGGRYDYTYFSDNVLREIARLAVREALINLDAKPAPAGQMTVVLGAGWPGILLHEAVGHSLEGDFNRKGSSVFSGRIGERIAAPGVTVIDDGTIADRRGSLNVDDEGNLTQRNVLIEDGILRGYMQDSLNARLMGHPVTGNARRESYAHIPMPRMTNTLMLGGDKSPEEIIASVKHGLYAANFGGGQVDTTNGKFVFSASEAYMIEDGKITYPVVGATLIGNGIESLKRITMIGNDMQLDPGVGVCGKEGQSVPVGVGQPTLRIEGLTVGGTG; translated from the coding sequence ATGTCCGCCACCCCCTACAGCATCGCCCAATCGACACTTCTGGCGCCGTATGGCCTTAACGAGGCCGCCATCGAATCAATCTTCGACGAGATCCTGACCCACGACGCGGACTATGCCGATCTGTACTTTCAATACTCTCGCTCGGAGGGTTGGAGCCTGGAGGAAGGGCACGTAAAATCCGGCAGCTTCAACATCGATCAGGGCGTGGGCGTGCGCGTGGTCTCGGGCGAGAAAACCGCGTTCGCCTATTCCGATGACATCAGCCGTGCAGCACTTTCTTCAGCCGCCGCCGCGACGCGCAGTATCGCGCGCGCCAACGGCAACGCCAGCGCGGGCAAGGCATCCACCTCGCTGAACAAGCCCGGTCGTGCGCTATATACGCCGACCGATCCGGTGTCGAGTTTCTCGGACGCGGACAAAGTGCGCATCCTTGAGCGCGTGGAGCAGTTTGCCCGTGCCATCGATCCGCGCGTCAAGGAGGTGATGGGCCGTCTCTCGGGTGAATATGATGTTGTGATGGTGGCGCGGAATGATGGTGTCATGGCGGCCGATGTGCGTCCCCTGGTCCATATCGGGCTCACCGTCATTGCTGAACAGAATGGCCGCCGCGAGCAAGGCAGCTCTGGCGGGGGTGGGCGCTACGACTACACGTATTTTTCTGATAACGTGTTGCGCGAAATCGCCCGGCTTGCCGTGCGCGAGGCGCTGATTAATCTAGATGCCAAGCCTGCGCCAGCCGGGCAGATGACCGTTGTCCTTGGCGCCGGCTGGCCGGGGATCCTCCTGCACGAAGCCGTCGGCCACAGCCTCGAAGGGGACTTCAATCGCAAGGGAAGTTCCGTGTTCTCCGGGCGCATTGGCGAACGCATTGCCGCGCCGGGTGTCACGGTCATCGATGACGGCACCATTGCCGACCGGCGCGGCTCGCTCAATGTCGATGACGAAGGCAACCTCACGCAACGCAACGTACTGATCGAGGACGGCATTCTGCGAGGCTATATGCAGGATTCGCTCAATGCCCGCCTGATGGGTCATCCGGTGACCGGCAATGCCCGGCGCGAGTCCTATGCGCACATACCCATGCCACGCATGACCAACACGCTGATGCTGGGCGGTGACAAGTCGCCCGAAGAAATCATCGCCAGTGTCAAACACGGCTTGTACGCAGCAAATTTCGGCGGTGGACAAGTTGATACCACCAACGGCAAATTCGTCTTCTCCGCCTCCGAGGCTTACATGATCGAGGATGGCAAGATTACCTACCCGGTTGTTGGCGCCACGCTGATCGGCAACGGCATCGAATCGTTGAAACGCATCACCATGATCGGCAACGACATGCAACTGGATCCCGGGGTTGGCGTTTGCGGCAAGGAAGGGCAGAGCGTCCCGGTCGGGGTCGGGCAGCCGACGCTGCGTATCGAAGGATTGACCGTAGGCGGGACGGGCTGA